The proteins below are encoded in one region of Hordeum vulgare subsp. vulgare chromosome 3H, MorexV3_pseudomolecules_assembly, whole genome shotgun sequence:
- the LOC123442598 gene encoding non-specific lipid-transfer protein Cw18, whose translation MARTAATKLALVALVAAMLLVAADAAITCGQVSSALGPCAAYAKGSGTSPSAGCCSGVKRLAGLARSTADKQATCRCLKSVAGAYNAGRAAGIPSRCGVSVPYTISASVDCSKIH comes from the coding sequence ATGGCTCGCACTGCAGCAACCAAGCTCGCGCTGGTCGCCCTGGTGGCGGCAATGCTCCTCGTAGCCGCCGACGCGGCCATCACCTGCGGCCAGGTGAGCTCTGCCTTGGGCCCCTGCGCCGCCTACGCAAAAGGCAGCGGCACCAGCCCTTCTGCGGGCTGCTGTAGCGGAGTCAAGAGATTGGCCGGCTTAGCGCGGAGCACCGCCGACAAGCAAGCTACGTGCAGGTGCCTCAAGAGTGTCGCCGGCGCGTACAACGCCGGCAGGGCCGCAGGCATCCCCTCCAGGTGCGGCGTCAGCGTCCCCTACACGATCAGCGCCAGTGTCGACTGCTCTAAGATCCACTGA